The Chryseobacterium suipulveris genome window below encodes:
- a CDS encoding aminoglycoside phosphotransferase family protein, which yields MVETLIKTLQQKYLIKTNTISKQKGGWASLAYKIEDENEHFYFLKVYEKSRKSTSYLTEHIDLYLPIVDWLDNQTLLKGKIIRLIKTQSDDFRCEDENYIYVLFDYIKGETVGEKNLTKEQITQLAEIVSQLHHLKKTPFDLSQISETFDLSFISKLNNWIDKNLDQLKTEIKTVLQPNLSIIKNQINEWYNLSNALKEKDLKYCLCHTDIHHWNLITDKQKLYLLDWEGIKFAPPEADIFSIYQQPYFDLFIKRYYELNPDYQINETVLQYYLTSRKLQDIFEFIEQLQFDELNSEEYKINLNYLKKEVDNIISKPKNTASR from the coding sequence ATGGTTGAAACATTGATAAAAACATTGCAACAAAAATATCTTATCAAAACAAACACAATTTCTAAACAAAAAGGTGGTTGGGCTTCTTTGGCTTATAAAATAGAAGATGAAAACGAGCATTTTTATTTTTTAAAAGTTTATGAAAAAAGTCGAAAATCAACTTCTTATTTAACGGAACACATCGACCTTTATCTTCCCATTGTGGATTGGCTTGATAATCAAACTCTGCTGAAAGGAAAAATCATTCGATTGATTAAAACGCAATCTGATGATTTTAGGTGCGAAGATGAAAATTATATATATGTTTTGTTTGATTACATTAAAGGAGAAACAGTTGGAGAAAAAAATTTAACCAAAGAACAAATAACTCAATTAGCCGAAATTGTCAGTCAGTTACATCATTTAAAAAAAACTCCTTTTGACCTTTCGCAGATTTCTGAAACATTTGACCTTTCGTTTATTTCTAAACTAAACAATTGGATAGACAAAAACCTTGACCAACTAAAAACGGAAATCAAAACGGTACTGCAACCTAATCTTTCAATTATAAAAAATCAAATCAACGAATGGTATAATTTATCAAATGCTTTAAAGGAAAAAGATTTAAAATATTGTTTATGTCATACAGATATTCATCATTGGAATCTTATCACAGACAAACAAAAATTATATCTTTTGGATTGGGAAGGAATAAAGTTTGCACCACCCGAAGCCGATATTTTCAGCATTTATCAGCAACCTTATTTTGATTTGTTTATCAAAAGATATTATGAACTCAATCCTGATTATCAAATCAATGAAACGGTTTTACAATATTATCTGACAAGTAGAAAACTTCAAGATATTTTTGAGTTTATCGAACAATTACAATTTGACGAACTCAATTCGGAAGAATACAAAATCAACTTAAACTATCTGAAAAAAGAAGTTGATAACATAATATCCAAACCTAAAAACACAGCCAGCAGGTAA
- the abc-f gene encoding ribosomal protection-like ABC-F family protein yields MLTIQNLSYSHPNKNTLFTNLSMTVNQSDKIALIGNNGVGKSTLLKLIAKDLKPDEGQITSQAKPYYIPQIFGQFNKLTIAQALQVETKLNALHKILSGSVDEKNYSLLNDDWTIEEKCQEALSYWDISDLSLSQKLSELSGGQKTKVFLAGLFIHQPSFVLLDEPSNHLDKSSRDLLYDFVQTSRATFIIVSHDRELLQLLNPIYELNRNEIKVYGGNYEFYKEQKEIEQNALSQDIQSKEKALRKAKEKERKTIERQNRLDSRGKKKQEKAGVARIMMNTLRNNAENSTSKMKSVHTEKIGSVSQELQELRSSLPDIDKMKFGFDNSALHKGKILFTANDLNFSYDTQPLWTENLNFKITSGERIALKGKNGSGKTTLIKLILGNIEPQTGKVYRADNKSVYIDQDYSLIDDKLKVYEQAEQFNTSALQEHEIKIRLNRFLFTKEDWDKSCNALSGGEKMRLMLCCLTINNQSPDIIILDEPTNNLDIQNIEILTRAINEYRGTLIVVSHDETFLEQTNIERTIQL; encoded by the coding sequence ATGCTTACGATTCAAAATTTATCCTATTCACATCCCAATAAAAATACGCTGTTTACTAATTTAAGTATGACAGTAAACCAATCCGATAAAATTGCATTAATTGGCAATAATGGCGTTGGAAAATCCACTTTGTTAAAACTTATCGCTAAGGATTTAAAACCTGATGAAGGTCAAATTACTTCCCAGGCTAAACCTTACTATATTCCTCAAATTTTCGGTCAGTTTAATAAGTTAACCATTGCACAAGCCTTACAAGTTGAAACTAAGCTCAATGCTTTACACAAAATTTTAAGCGGAAGTGTAGATGAAAAGAATTATAGTCTTTTAAATGACGATTGGACAATAGAAGAAAAATGTCAAGAAGCCCTAAGCTATTGGGATATATCTGATTTATCACTATCTCAAAAATTGAGCGAATTAAGTGGAGGACAAAAAACAAAAGTCTTTCTTGCTGGTTTATTTATTCATCAACCATCATTTGTTTTATTAGATGAACCCAGTAATCATCTGGACAAATCCAGTAGAGACTTACTATACGATTTCGTTCAAACTTCAAGAGCAACTTTTATAATCGTTAGCCACGACCGAGAGTTACTTCAATTATTAAATCCTATTTATGAGCTCAACAGAAATGAAATTAAAGTTTATGGCGGAAACTATGAATTTTATAAGGAGCAAAAAGAAATTGAACAAAATGCTTTAAGCCAAGATATTCAGAGTAAAGAAAAAGCACTTAGAAAGGCAAAAGAAAAGGAGCGAAAAACAATTGAACGACAAAATCGTTTGGATAGTCGTGGAAAAAAGAAACAGGAAAAAGCAGGTGTTGCCCGAATTATGATGAACACATTACGAAACAATGCCGAAAACAGCACATCAAAAATGAAAAGTGTTCACACTGAAAAAATCGGTAGTGTTTCACAGGAATTGCAGGAACTACGTTCTTCGTTGCCAGACATTGACAAAATGAAATTCGGCTTTGACAATTCTGCATTGCACAAAGGCAAAATTCTATTTACGGCTAATGACCTCAATTTCAGTTACGACACACAACCGCTTTGGACAGAAAACCTAAATTTTAAAATCACAAGTGGCGAACGCATTGCTTTAAAAGGCAAAAACGGTTCAGGTAAAACAACCTTGATAAAACTGATTTTAGGCAACATAGAACCACAAACAGGAAAAGTTTACAGAGCAGACAACAAATCGGTTTATATTGACCAAGACTATTCGCTGATTGACGACAAACTGAAAGTTTACGAACAAGCCGAACAATTCAATACTTCGGCATTACAGGAACACGAAATCAAAATCAGGCTTAACCGATTTTTGTTTACCAAAGAAGATTGGGACAAATCTTGCAACGCTTTGAGTGGCGGAGAAAAAATGCGTTTAATGTTGTGTTGTTTAACAATCAATAATCAATCGCCTGACATTATTATTTTGGACGAGCCAACCAACAATCTGGACATACAAAACATTGAAATCTTGACAAGAGCTATTAACGAATATCGGGGGACATTGATTGTGGTTTCGCACGATGAAACCTTTTTAGAGCAGACAAACATAGAACGGACAATTCAACTCTGA
- the estT gene encoding macrolide hydrolase EstT → MKKKLLWILILGLIIISCKQRKTEMKEKIIKTNGIELCTESFGNKKNPAILLVAGATVSMLYWDTEFCQQLSEKGFFVIRYDNRDVGKSTNYEPGSTPYDIVDLTNDAISILDGYKIDKAHFVGISLGGLISQIASIKFADRVNSLTLMSSGPWGDSDPTIPEMDTSILDFHSKAGTVNWTNEDSVVNYLIQGAELMSGKKQFDKQRSEKLIRAEFNRANNYISMFNHAALQGGEEYWNRLNEIKQPTLIIHGTDDKIWHYKNAGFLLEKIKGSNLITLEGTGHELHVDDWKSIIDGIEKHIND, encoded by the coding sequence ATGAAAAAAAAACTACTTTGGATATTAATTTTAGGACTGATAATAATCAGTTGCAAACAAAGGAAAACAGAAATGAAAGAGAAAATAATTAAAACAAACGGCATTGAACTCTGTACGGAAAGTTTTGGAAATAAGAAAAATCCAGCAATCCTTTTGGTAGCAGGTGCAACCGTATCAATGCTGTATTGGGACACTGAATTTTGCCAACAATTATCTGAAAAAGGATTTTTTGTTATTCGTTACGACAACAGAGATGTAGGAAAATCCACTAATTATGAACCAGGTTCTACTCCATACGATATTGTTGACTTAACTAATGACGCTATTTCAATATTGGATGGCTACAAGATTGACAAAGCACATTTTGTGGGGATTTCTTTGGGCGGACTAATTTCTCAAATAGCATCAATAAAGTTTGCCGACAGAGTTAACTCCTTAACTCTTATGTCATCAGGCCCTTGGGGAGACTCAGACCCAACTATACCTGAAATGGACACGAGTATTTTAGATTTCCATAGTAAAGCAGGTACAGTCAATTGGACAAATGAAGACAGTGTGGTAAACTATTTAATTCAGGGTGCAGAATTAATGAGTGGCAAGAAACAATTTGACAAACAAAGAAGTGAAAAACTGATAAGAGCTGAGTTCAATAGAGCCAACAATTATATAAGTATGTTCAATCACGCTGCATTGCAAGGTGGTGAAGAATATTGGAACAGATTAAACGAAATCAAACAACCCACCTTAATTATCCACGGAACAGACGACAAAATTTGGCATTATAAGAATGCAGGTTTTTTACTAGAAAAAATAAAAGGTTCAAATCTAATCACCCTTGAAGGTACAGGACACGAATTACACGTTGATGATTGGAAATCAATTATTGATGGAATAGAAAAACACATAAATGACTGA
- the tet(X) gene encoding tetracycline-inactivating monooxygenase Tet(X): MTLLKHKKITIIGAGPVGLTMARLLQQNGVDITVYERDKDQDARIFGGTLDLHRDSGQEAMKRAGLLQTYYDLALPMGVNIVDEKGNILTTKNVRPENRFDNPEINRNDLRTILLNSLQNDTVIWDRKLVTLEPDKEKWILTFEDKSSETADLVIIANGGMSKVRKFVTDTEVEETGTFNIQADIHQPEVNCPGFFQLCNGNRLMAAHQGNLLFANPNNNGALHFGISFKTPDEWKSKTRVDFQDRNSVVDFLLKKFSDWDERYKELIRLTSSFVGLATRIFPLDKSWKSKRPLPITMIGDAAHLMPPFAGQGVNSGLMDALILSDNLTNGKFNSIEEAIENYEQQMFAYGKEAQEESTQNEIEMFKPDFTFQQLLNV; this comes from the coding sequence ATGACTTTACTAAAACATAAAAAAATTACAATAATTGGTGCCGGGCCTGTTGGATTAACAATGGCGAGATTGTTACAGCAAAACGGCGTGGACATTACAGTTTACGAGAGAGACAAAGACCAAGATGCAAGGATTTTTGGTGGGACACTTGATCTGCACAGGGATTCGGGACAGGAAGCAATGAAAAGAGCGGGATTGTTACAAACTTATTATGACTTAGCTTTACCAATGGGTGTAAATATTGTTGATGAAAAGGGCAATATTTTAACCACAAAAAATGTAAGACCCGAAAATCGTTTTGACAATCCTGAAATAAACAGAAATGACTTAAGGACTATCCTATTAAATAGTTTACAAAATGATACCGTCATTTGGGATAGAAAACTTGTTACCCTTGAACCTGATAAGGAGAAGTGGATACTAACTTTTGAGGATAAATCGAGTGAAACAGCAGATCTGGTTATTATTGCCAATGGTGGAATGTCTAAAGTAAGAAAATTTGTTACCGACACGGAAGTTGAAGAAACAGGTACTTTCAATATACAAGCCGATATTCATCAACCGGAGGTGAACTGTCCTGGATTTTTTCAGCTTTGCAATGGAAACCGGCTAATGGCTGCTCATCAAGGTAATTTATTATTTGCGAATCCTAATAATAATGGTGCATTGCATTTTGGAATAAGTTTTAAAACACCTGATGAATGGAAAAGCAAAACGCGGGTAGATTTTCAAGACAGAAATAGTGTCGTTGATTTTCTCCTGAAAAAATTTTCCGATTGGGACGAACGCTACAAAGAACTGATTCGTTTGACATCATCTTTTGTAGGGTTAGCGACACGAATATTTCCCTTAGATAAGTCTTGGAAAAGTAAGCGTCCATTACCCATAACGATGATTGGAGATGCTGCTCATTTGATGCCTCCTTTTGCAGGACAAGGCGTAAACAGTGGGTTGATGGATGCCTTGATATTGTCGGATAATCTGACCAATGGGAAATTTAACAGCATTGAAGAGGCTATTGAAAATTATGAACAGCAAATGTTTGCTTATGGCAAAGAAGCACAAGAAGAATCAACTCAAAACGAAATTGAAATGTTTAAACCCGACTTTACGTTTCAGCAATTGTTAAATGTATAA
- a CDS encoding IS91-like element ISCR2 family transposase, whose translation MPHVAARTASRDRDTGRYQSHRPEQTLLYQIVDEYYPAFAALMAEQGKELPGYVQREFEEFLQCGRLEHGFLRVRCESCHAEHLVAFSCKRRGFCPSCGARRMAESAALLVDEVLPEQPMRQWVLSFPFQLRFLFASRPEIMGWVLGIVYRVIATHLVKKAGHTHQVAKTGAVTLIQRFGSALNLNVHFHMLFLDGVYVEQSHGSARFRWVKAPTSPELTQLTHTIAHRVGRYLERQGLLERDVENSYLASDAVDDDPMTPLLGHSITYRIAVGSQAGRKVFTLQTLPTSGDPFGDGIGKVAGSSLHAGVAARADERKKLERLCRYISRPAVSEKRLSLTRGGNVRYQLKTPYRDGTTHVIFEPLDFIARLAALVPKPRVNLTRFHGVFAPNSRHRALVTPAKRGRGNKVRVADEPATPAQRRASMTWAQRLKRVFNIDIETCSGCGGAMKVIACIEDPIVIKQILDHLKHKAETSGTRALPESRAPPAELLLGLFD comes from the coding sequence ATGCCTCATGTGGCGGCCAGGACGGCCAGCCGGGATCGGGATACTGGTCGTTACCAGAGCCACCGACCCGAGCAAACCCTTCTCTATCAGATCGTTGACGAGTATTACCCGGCATTCGCTGCGCTTATGGCAGAGCAGGGAAAGGAATTGCCGGGCTATGTGCAACGGGAATTTGAAGAATTTCTCCAATGCGGGCGGCTGGAGCATGGCTTTCTACGGGTTCGCTGCGAGTCTTGCCACGCCGAGCACCTGGTCGCTTTCAGCTGTAAGCGTCGCGGTTTCTGCCCGAGCTGTGGGGCGCGGCGGATGGCCGAAAGTGCCGCCTTGCTGGTTGATGAAGTACTGCCTGAACAACCCATGCGTCAGTGGGTGTTGAGCTTCCCGTTTCAGCTGCGTTTCCTGTTTGCCAGCCGGCCCGAGATCATGGGGTGGGTGCTGGGCATCGTTTACCGCGTCATTGCCACGCACCTGGTCAAGAAAGCGGGCCATACCCACCAAGTGGCCAAGACGGGCGCGGTCACCCTGATCCAGCGTTTTGGATCGGCGCTCAATCTGAATGTTCACTTCCACATGCTGTTTCTCGACGGTGTGTATGTCGAGCAATCCCACGGCTCAGCGCGTTTCCGCTGGGTCAAGGCGCCGACCAGCCCAGAGCTCACCCAGCTGACGCACACCATCGCCCACCGGGTGGGTCGCTATCTGGAACGGCAAGGCCTGCTGGAACGGGATGTCGAAAACAGCTATCTGGCCTCGGATGCGGTGGATGACGACCCGATGACACCCCTGCTGGGGCACTCGATCACTTACCGTATCGCTGTCGGTTCACAGGCGGGGCGAAAGGTGTTCACTTTGCAAACTCTGCCGACCAGTGGTGATCCGTTCGGTGACGGGATTGGCAAGGTAGCCGGGTCCAGCCTGCACGCCGGCGTGGCGGCCAGGGCCGATGAACGCAAGAAGCTCGAACGGCTGTGCCGGTACATCAGCCGCCCGGCGGTATCCGAGAAGCGGCTGTCGTTAACACGAGGCGGCAACGTGCGCTACCAGCTCAAGACGCCGTACCGGGACGGCACCACGCACGTCATTTTCGAACCATTGGATTTCATTGCAAGGCTGGCCGCCCTGGTACCGAAGCCCAGAGTCAACCTAACCCGCTTCCACGGGGTGTTCGCACCCAACAGTCGGCACCGGGCGTTGGTCACGCCGGCAAAACGGGGCAGGGGCAACAAGGTCAGGGTGGCTGATGAACCGGCAACACCAGCACAACGGCGAGCGTCGATGACATGGGCGCAACGGCTCAAGCGTGTTTTCAATATCGACATCGAGACCTGCAGCGGCTGCGGCGGCGCCATGAAAGTCATCGCCTGCATTGAAGACCCTATAGTGATCAAGCAGATCCTTGATCACCTGAAGCACAAAGCCGAAACCAGCGGGACCAGGGCGTTACCCGAAAGCCGGGCGCCACCGGCTGAGCTGCTCCTGGGTCTGTTTGACTGA
- a CDS encoding LysR family transcriptional regulator, with amino-acid sequence MNVGILSGRIPLISLVQFIAVAEHLNFRHAAKALGISQSSVSARVKALEDNLGVLLFERHARGVRLTDAGRHFMERVTAGVDQLDHAVKTAE; translated from the coding sequence GTGAATGTCGGTATCCTGTCTGGCAGGATACCGCTCATTTCCCTTGTTCAGTTCATCGCCGTCGCCGAGCATCTGAATTTTCGGCATGCGGCCAAGGCACTTGGTATCAGCCAGTCGAGCGTCAGCGCGCGTGTGAAAGCGCTGGAGGATAACCTTGGTGTCCTGCTATTTGAGCGCCATGCGCGGGGCGTTCGGCTAACAGACGCAGGCAGGCACTTCATGGAGCGTGTCACGGCGGGTGTCGATCAACTCGATCACGCAGTGAAGACCGCGGAGTGA
- the floR gene encoding chloramphenicol/florfenicol efflux MFS transporter FloR, which produces MTDKQKQRPAWAYTLPAALLLMAPFDILASLAMDIYLPVVPAMPGILNTTPAMIQLTLSLYMVMLGVGQVIFGPLSDRIGRRPILLAGATAFVIASLGAAWSSTAPAFVAFRLLQAVGASAMLVATFATVRDVYANRPEGVVIYGLFSSMLAFVPALGPIAGALIGEFLGWQAIFITLAILAMLALLNAGFRWHETRPLDQVKTRRSVLPIFASPAFWVYTVGFSAGMGTFFVFFSTAPRVLIGQAEYSEIGFSFAFATVGLVMIVTTRFAKSFVARWGIAGCVARGMALLVCGAVLLGIGELYGSPSFLTFILPMWVVAVGIVFTVSVTANGALAEFDDIAGSAVAFYFCVQSLIVSIVGTLAVALLNGDTAWPVICYATAMAVLVSLGLVLLRLRGAATEKSPVV; this is translated from the coding sequence ATGACTGATAAACAAAAACAACGCCCCGCGTGGGCCTATACGCTGCCGGCAGCACTGCTGCTGATGGCTCCTTTCGACATCCTCGCTTCACTGGCGATGGATATTTATCTCCCTGTCGTTCCAGCGATGCCCGGCATCCTGAACACGACGCCCGCTATGATCCAACTCACGTTGAGCCTCTATATGGTGATGCTCGGCGTGGGCCAGGTGATTTTTGGTCCGCTCTCAGACAGAATCGGGCGACGGCCAATTCTACTTGCGGGCGCAACGGCTTTCGTCATTGCGTCTCTGGGAGCAGCTTGGTCTTCAACTGCACCGGCCTTTGTCGCTTTCCGTCTACTTCAAGCAGTGGGCGCGTCGGCCATGCTGGTGGCGACGTTCGCGACGGTTCGCGACGTTTATGCCAACCGTCCTGAGGGTGTCGTCATCTACGGCCTTTTCAGTTCGATGCTGGCGTTCGTGCCTGCGCTCGGCCCTATCGCCGGAGCATTGATCGGCGAGTTCTTGGGATGGCAGGCGATATTCATTACTTTGGCTATACTGGCGATGCTCGCACTCCTAAATGCGGGTTTCAGGTGGCACGAAACCCGCCCTCTGGATCAAGTCAAGACGCGCCGATCTGTCTTGCCGATCTTCGCGAGTCCGGCTTTTTGGGTTTACACTGTCGGCTTTAGCGCCGGTATGGGCACCTTCTTCGTCTTCTTCTCGACGGCTCCCCGTGTGCTCATAGGCCAAGCGGAATATTCCGAGATCGGATTCAGCTTTGCCTTCGCCACTGTCGGGCTTGTAATGATCGTGACAACCCGTTTCGCGAAGTCCTTTGTCGCCAGATGGGGCATCGCAGGATGCGTGGCGCGTGGGATGGCGTTGCTTGTTTGCGGAGCGGTCCTGTTGGGGATCGGCGAACTTTACGGCTCGCCGTCATTCCTCACCTTCATCCTACCGATGTGGGTTGTCGCGGTCGGTATTGTCTTCACGGTGTCCGTTACCGCGAACGGCGCTTTGGCAGAGTTCGACGACATCGCGGGATCAGCGGTCGCGTTCTACTTCTGCGTTCAAAGCCTGATAGTCAGCATTGTCGGGACATTGGCGGTGGCACTTTTAAACGGTGACACAGCGTGGCCCGTGATCTGTTACGCCACGGCGATGGCGGTACTGGTTTCGTTGGGGCTGGTGCTCCTTCGGCTCCGTGGGGCTGCCACCGAGAAGTCGCCAGTCGTCTAA